One Leptolyngbya sp. CCY15150 genomic window, TGCAGAGGGTGTGACGCCAGAGACCTCTACTGCCACAGTCGCCCCTGAAGCGACAGAAGCTGCAACCCCAGCGGCAGACATCGCCGCAGTGGAGGCTCCAGCAGCGGAACCAGAGCAAGACGTGAACCCCGTTGCCGTCGATGAGACACCTGAGCCAACGCCAGCGGAAGCAGCCAGCCCTGCCGACGCAGAGGACGAAGATCCTCAGGACTCCAAGGTAGACGAAGCCTAGTAGGCAGCGGAACGCTACTCGGTCGTTAGGGTACCAGTATTCCCTGAGCCATCGTGCCCTTCGACTTCGCTCAGGGCACGATGGCTGGGTCTTGGCCTTCTCACGTCGGAAGACGTTCCACGTTGACTTAGCCTGTTCTCAGTACATGACTTCGCTCAGCCAGCGTCATCCCTGGAGTGTTATGTGCCGCCCGGAATGGGCAGGAGCGATCGCTCCCCACCAACCTCACACCCGTCTGAGAGATGATACAACCGTCTCTCAGACTTTTTTATGGCTGTTTGTGGCTGTATCCTACTGACTCAGCGCCCGTAGAAACTGCTGAAGACCCGATAGCAAACCCGGACGCTTCATGGCGCTGGGTTGGGCCGCCTCCGATTCGCCACCACCGGTCGCTTGCAGCAGCAGTTGGTTGAGTGCTTCTCCCACCGGCTTGCGAGGTTCTTCGGCAATTAGCTCATACTCGCCTTCTTCCCGTTCTAGCCATACCCGCCAAGAAGATGGATAGGAACGAGAAATAGCGGCTCCGTCGGTGGGCTGCAGGTAATAGCACGAGTCAAATTGGCTCAGAAATCGCTCCCGCAGTTGCCGGCCAGCATAGCCGATGCCAATGGTGGCAATATCTTCTAAACGAGGATTCAGGAGTACCACAGGGCGATCGCCTGCTTCGGTACAGAGTTCTTCCAATTGCCCCACTTCCACCGAGGACGGTTCGATAAAAATGAACAGCTCCTCATCAGGCTGTATTTTGGCCTTCAGCTCTCCCATGCCACGAATGGCATAGTCTTTGTCTCCCCAATCGCGACGGGCCAGAGCTGCCGCCCCAGCATCAGGAAAGAAGACCCGTAGCCTTGAGCCTCGATCCTCAAAGGCCGATAGAAACTGTTGGGCGATCGGCATCATCCGCAGTTCAGGAAACACCAGCTCGACTTGTAGTCGCGTATAGCCATCCTCCAAAGCCGCCTGGGTGGCAACCATAGCCTCAGCGATCGCTTCTTCTAAACTTTTGGGTAATTGTTCCATAAAACACCTATGGTTATGCAGCGTCGGTTATGCAGCGTTAAAGCATTCAGGCCATCCTAGCTATGCCGAGAGGCAGATCATAGCTGCCCCCACCCCGGCTTCTCGGTGGGATCGACGTACCCTTGCAAGAGTTCAGGATTAAACGACTTGAGCAGTCGTGTGGCCTTGTTGGTCAGGTTGGGTGCGCCCTTCACCACCACCAGATACTTGCCTTGCTTAAGACGATTGCGGTAGGGCAGAGCATCACCGCCCCCCACCGACAGACCAACCCCGCCCCCTACAAAAAAGCTGCCCATAGCCCCACCGATCGCCCCTAAGAGCCCACCGATGAGTTGGTTACCCACCGATCCCAAGGCTGGAATCAGTTGGTACTGGGTGGATAGATTGAACGCCACCCCGGCAGCGAAGCCAAAGGGAACCAGCCAAAATGACATGAGCCGCATTTGCTTGCGGGCAGGTTTGCTCGGGTCGATAAACCCATATTCATCAGCAGTTTTATAGCCCTTACCAAGAATGCTGACACTGTCGGCAGGAAATCCTTCCGTTTCCAACTCGGTATAGGCTGCTTCGGCGGTCATTCGATCCGGCAAGACCGCAATGAGATAATTCATGTTGTGAACCTGCTTCGTCCTTTAAAACCTAGGGTATCCACCGGTCAAATCATCATCCGGCTTATAGTTCAGCGTAGCGCCATCCCGATTCTTCCACCAAACCGGCCCCTTGCGCTAGATGGCAGCCAAGCGCAGTTCATCCTGCCCAGTCCTGG contains:
- a CDS encoding DUF1995 family protein — translated: MEQLPKSLEEAIAEAMVATQAALEDGYTRLQVELVFPELRMMPIAQQFLSAFEDRGSRLRVFFPDAGAAALARRDWGDKDYAIRGMGELKAKIQPDEELFIFIEPSSVEVGQLEELCTEAGDRPVVLLNPRLEDIATIGIGYAGRQLRERFLSQFDSCYYLQPTDGAAISRSYPSSWRVWLEREEGEYELIAEEPRKPVGEALNQLLLQATGGGESEAAQPSAMKRPGLLSGLQQFLRALSQ